TAAGAGTAAAAAATCTCACAAATGGTCGTTCGGTACGCGTGAGAATAAATGATAGAGGGCCCTTTGTTTCAGGTAGGATCATCGATTTATCGAAAAAGGCTGCTCGAAGATTAGGTATGGTGCAAGCCGGCGTTGCAAAAGTAGAGATTAGTTATAGAAAAAAAAGAAAACGTTGAGTGATTACTTCAAACACTCAACGCTTGTAAATCATTGCTCCGGATGTCAAACTATCTTCCTAAAAATATTTTAACTCCTAGGGAGACACCGAGGCCTCCAAAAGTAAGTCGGTTCGAAACTTCATCAGCTGGTTGGTTTGGATCAAACTCCCCACTAGCTACAATATTGTGTTCATTTACGTTAATATGATCGTGATAGTTTATTCTTTTGGAAGACTCAGAAGCCGCCTCAATTGATAGGTTTCCTTCTCCCAGTGGAAAAGGTGCGCCGGTTTGTGGGTGGTTGTTTCCTCTGTCAATAATAGTGTATGTCCCGCTAACCGATTGCATATCCCTTCTATTACTTGCCACTGTAACATTTCTATATTCCAATTCAACATTGATTGCTACCATTTTGCTGAGCCAGAAATCTGCTCCCAGTGCAGATTGAAAACCTACGGTTGGGTTAGATTTTGTTCGGTCTACGCGCTCTACATCTGCCAGTAACATCACTGGGTTCACGGGGTTATGATCTGTCATGCCCGCGGCGGCATAAGCTTGTTCTGCCTGTTGTATAACCTGGTTTCGTAAAGCGTTGGGAAATAGGCCCTGTGAAATTGCCACATTACCCGTATTGTCTGTTATTTTTGTTA
This Olivibacter sp. SDN3 DNA region includes the following protein-coding sequences:
- a CDS encoding outer membrane beta-barrel protein; the protein is MKKTIIMAFVLASISPSLVRAQENNKGFYIKPYASYFFSVTPVEYPSIGGLPSRDRVFSINPVTGQQSTQSEDIMKGSFGAGYRLGLTGGYRFNDILGVELALNYYKSDVQDMSRQQATFTGTNATALSLEATGQARAYDIAPALAFFIPTKSEVFKPYAKVGIIIPLGGYSENITKITDNTGNVAISQGLFPNALRNQVIQQAEQAYAAAGMTDHNPVNPVMLLADVERVDRTKSNPTVGFQSALGADFWLSKMVAINVELEYRNVTVASNRRDMQSVSGTYTIIDRGNNHPQTGAPFPLGEGNLSIEAASESSKRINYHDHINVNEHNIVASGEFDPNQPADEVSNRLTFGGLGVSLGVKIFLGR